The genome window AGGGTTggtttgcacatgtataggcaataATATGActtctttgatggggagggaagCAGCTATGCCTGCCAGGGCGTCGGCACGTCCATTTTCAGTTCgtttaattttttcgattgtccattcGGTGAACCGTTGTAAGGTGTCCCTTACTTTAGTCAGATATCGCGCCATGCGCGCATTTTTAGCTTCGTATTCCTTCTGGACGTGCCTTACCACGAGTTGGGAATCACTATAGACCCAGAGcctggagacggatagagccatggcgaggtccaatccggatagGATGGCCTCATACtccgcttcattgttagaggtgGGGAACCCCAgtcggatggcttgctccagatgttTTCCTGTTGGGGATTGCAATAGGAGTCCTACTCCGGATCCTGATGACCGGGAGGCCCCATCGACCCGCAAAGTCCACCACTCTTTTTCACTTGGTTCCTTGCACTGAATAGGCTTTCGGGAGTATTCCAGCACGAAATCAGCCATCAATTGGCCTTTCATGGATAACCTGGGTTGGAACTCGATTCCATATTCGCTCAACTCTATGGTCCATTGAAGCATTCTTCTGGTTAAGTCCAGTTTGTGCAGGATGTTGCGAAGGGGTTGGTCAGTTAGCACGACCACCGGGTGGGCTTGGAAGTAGGGGTGGAGCTTCTGGGCTGCACTTCGAAGAGccaaggctgttagctccatctTTGAATACCTAGTTTTTACGTCCGCCAACACTCTGCTAACATAGTAaataggtttctgctccttgggcGAGGGGCAACGGAATAGAACAACGCTAATTGCCCACTCCGATACAACCAGatacatatacaatttttcttCAGGAAGGGGGCTACTCAGGATGGGCGGTTGCATGAggcaatgtttaattttttcaaaagcgcTCTGACAACTGTTTGTCCATCCGCTCGCTCCACCTTTTCGAATtaccaagaagaagggtcgtaGTTCATCAGTGAAACGGGCTATAAAGCGTCCTAGtgcgacgagcttgcctgtgaggagCTGTAATTCCTTTTTGCTCTTGGGGggtggtgtttccatgactgccttcACTTGATCTGGGCTAACTTCTATCCCcttttggctgaccataaatctcAGGAATTTTtcagcacttacgccaaaggcgcatttagaaggattcaACTTCATGTCATACTTCCTTAAGAGGTGGAAGACTTCTTGCAAGTGGAGGACATGTTCCTCTcaggttttgcttttaaccacgatatcgtcaatatatacctctattGTGCGGCTGaccagaggtttgaagatcttcGTCATtagtctctgataagtggcgccaacgtttttgagtccgaatgacatgactttgtagcagtaaagaccgtgtggcgttatgaaggCTATTTTTTCTTCGTCAGCCGAggacatggggatttggtggtatccgGAGAAAGCATCCAAGaaggagagcatcccttgcccagcagtggaatccacaatctgATCTATCTGTGGCAaagggaaactgtcttttgggcatgcattattgaggttggtgtaatcgacGCACACCCGCCATTTGCCTTtctttttgggtaccaccactacaTTTGCCAATCAGTCTGGGTACTCCacctctctgatgaatccggcttccagCAACTTGTCAACCTCATCCCGGATAATCTTTTGTCTGTTCGGGTGAAAACGTCTAACCCTCTATCAGACGAGTTTTTCTGTTGGCAAGATGTTAAGCTTATGGGAGACGATGGAGAggtgaattcccttcatatcagaatgcGCCCATGCGAAAACGTCATGGATTTGTCAGAGGGCGTCTTGGATGTTCCAGGTCTTTTCTAGCATCAAGAGGGAACTGATATACGTAAGGTGAGTTCCCTCTTCCGAAATTTGAATCGTTTGCAAGGGATCCGCTActgggggatctttgtccgccggactTAGTGATTGCTATTGGTCCAGCGCGTGGGGGGACTCAGGGAGGGGTTTATCCTCCTGACTGGTTCCTACCTCTCGTGCTATCTGGTAGCATTGGCGAGCAGCTAACTGACTGCCGTATAGGTCGACTTGCCCATCCTTGGTAAGGAAgcttaccatttgatgatacGTAGAGTGGATGACTTTCATGTAGTGcagccatgtgcgccccaagatgacattgaagggtgataaatcttgtaccaccgaaaattgtacgttgagagtgactgggccaacttggaccggcagtacaaTATCTCCCAAGGAAGTAGTTGACGccccgttgaatccggacaagattcgcccagggttttcgaggcctATGAGACTGTGTCCCATGTGGCTAATGACCGATGCTTGTACAAGATCGGTCGAGCTGCCCGGGTCAACTAGGATGCGTCTTACGTCGAAGTTTCTTATCTCCAAGGATAGGATGAGGGCATCGCGGTGCGGCTGCAATATCCATGTGgggtctactggtgggaaaatgattatCCCATCTATGGGGTGaggcccccccccccccagtTATCCCAGGTCGGATGGAGTTGACATGCTCACGCACCGATGCTACCTGCAACAACCTCTGTCTCTTTCGTTTGGAGTCGTACTCCTCGTCGAATGGAcctccgttaatatagtttataatggCTTTGGGGACGGCTAGAGCCTTGGGGGTTCTAGAGTTGTGATTTCGGGAAGCGTCTCTACCTTTGgcatctgagcggaggtattgTTTCAAATGTCCCGCCCTTATGAGCCTTTCGACCAAATAATGGAGGCACCTGCACGCCTCCGTTGTGTGACCATGCTCTTTATGGTAGGCACATTTTTTACTATGATCTCTTTTGGATGGGTCCGTTTTGAGGGGTccaggccacctgaagtcgaaCATGTCTTGGATCATAGGGAGAAGTTTCTCATAGGATATGGAAAAGGGTGTGAGGGGCGGCATTTCCAGGTgacttggcccttcctgcctTCGATCGGACGGCCTTGGCCGGTCCGGAAGTTTGTCACTTCTTTCCTCACCACTTCTGGATGCTTGTCAGGCAACCAAGATTTGTTGGGTGGCTGCtcgcacgtcatcttcgagcattgagcATTTGCTCGCACGTCGGAACAAGTCATCCATCGTCGTAGGAGGCTTCTTAGCgagtgattcgaaaaatggggtgcctggacagatgcttcgcttgaagatctgcATGACAACATCTATGCTGTAAGCCTCTACCTGTAGCACGGCTTGACCACACCGCTTCACGAACTCCCTCAAGGACTCGTTATCctacatttttatgttttgcagagtgCTGATGTTCTGCTTATGCCTagcggagcacaagtattgtcccacgaagGCTTCCGACAGGTCCCTGAGATTATCAACcgagttgggaggtaggcggTGAAACtatgagagggcctgcccttgtaggttggcggggaatactttgcatagcagcGCGTCGTTTCCTATATCGAGAGTCATGAGCTGTTaataatgcatgatatggtcgaaGGGGTCGTTGGACCCATCGTACGTGGAGAATTTAGGTACGAGGAATCCctttgggggctcgtaatgaatAATATGAGAGCAAAAAGGCGTAgagagcatgtcgtccagccttttgctgatggagccactGGGTGGCTCGTTTGAGAGGTTTCTCCCAACTTGTCGTACCGTTTGGTGCGGGGGAATGTTCTGCACCATAGGGCTGACCATAGGGTCAAGGTGCGGGGGAACGTTCTGCACCATAGGGGTGACTATAGGGTTAGGGTGCGCTCCCCAGGTTGTGACTACTGGCGGCCTTGGCCTCCCAGTCTCATGCGGGCCTAGCCTCGCGCGCATTGCGTCTGACAACTCGGGTTTTTTGTCGCGTTGTCTTTTTGCTAAGAAatgagtagagtctgagctttcctcatgGGGAGCTTGGTGCATGGGCGTGTGTCGCTCATGTGGTCTAACGTTGCATGTTTCAGGGATTGCTCCTGCTATCCCAGGGTATATTAACTTTGGGTCAGGCATTGAGTTTGCTACCTGGCCTCTTGAAAGTTGACGACGGGGAGGCCCTGTCGATGAAGCCTGGATGCGCATAACaacgttttcttctctcaatctcgttgtctcctggaggagagcttgcaTTTGTCGCgagcttgccaactgtcttctcTCGATGGCTTAGCGCCATTTAGAATTATCTTCCTCTTCCCTAGCAGACGAGCGGCTTCTGGAaagtgtggccatctttgccgGTGACTGAATCAGCGAATTTCCCACAGACGGCACCAATGTTGAGGCCTTGCGTCCCGATGATCCACGTAGCTGCCAAATGGACACACACTTTCAACCAAGATTGAGTTCTGGTTCAGTTgtccctgcaaaagatgtccggacagggtgtccggacacaccctctaATAGTTTTGTCAGCCATAGTTCCAGAGATTAAGCAGTTGACCTTTttctaggtatagcaagcttacctttctccttgtgtgaaggtccATATATATAATGACAGAAGCTCTGCCTCCCTttttaatggtgggaagactttttaGCTTGTtatgatgcctctaggtggtggcagggccatcatcaccctacgggcggctatcagagatcgtgggaggcgacgcgactgtcagagatcgtggaaggtgacttgccatcattcctgtcctttcgcTCTGCAGGTGACGGAACGTGGgttgtggcaggctgtcggaatgacgtagtaaGACTTGCTCACTTttgtcaatgatccggacaacatatccgaataggatatgctatagtccggatgtgatgtttgcgagtgtcgtgtgcttctccctgaggaagtccggataggggagtgCGCCACGTGTCCCTCTTTGGGGAGTCTGGATGGAGTCGCTCCGACAGCGAGGCGCCCCACGTGTTAttagggggaggggtccctacaagtTGGATGACGGTGATGCTGCGACGGCAAGGTAAAAAAGATAGAAATGGGTAGGAACGGGTttgtgaagagagagaaaaaaaatatttatgagaGGAAGTATGATAAAGGGAAGAATAAATAGAGAGACCTACAATGGGAGATAATAGTGGTAGTGGGTTGTTAGACAGTAGTGGAtgcaaggaagaagaaaaagagaaaaattgaaaaaaaagaaaggaaagtaaGGTAagagaaaacaatagaaaactaTGGGAGAATATGATGTCCTTGAGAGTTTCTCTTATGGTAGGGATTAAAACAAGGATATCAAGGGCTAGGATTTGATCTAACTAAATTGGgcataaaaattaagataaaaggaaagagcttaaaaaaaataataataataagtaatgaaaagaaaaatgaaaataatgtaaaaattaaaaatgaaaataaataaacaaaaacgtaagaaataaaataaaaattaattgaaaataaagatgaGGACAAATTTTAGGGTCTACAAGATTATTAGGATATAACCCTTAAGAACATGACattatgtaataaaattttgaatttttatgtattaataaagttccaattcacttttatctatcctaatTTCATGCATTATACCTTGAAAATATTCTGACCTGcgtcttttgcattgtacatgacttgggtgcattaggagttatatgAAAGATTCAAATCatgagttccttgcaaatagatgactagTTCACCGTCGGTTCATGGGCTTAATTAGGCAACCCATTAAatgttgtagtgcactacctcataattggagggatgactagtcttggcCATCGAGATGAGTTTTCCATTATGAGTGCACTGATGTGtgtggttacacattggatagaaCCTATGATGAGTTACTAAGCTATTTCATTTGtcatctctcaaccttgagaggatattgagcgtgtgctaaagttagtagtggTTTTGACCTACCAGTGAGATCGTAagatgatcatatattccctatggatttagtcattattgatggaatCTAGTAgtaataagtattctcaatagaggcatcatgatatctcatgaaattgagatagagtgtccctttgggtgatcATTAGGAGAtgtgttcatgtaaactatggtcatagtagttttTTAAATGGAACTTGACATTGACTTTGTGAGAGCTAAAATATGTCAGttaaacacacaataggaggattcgTAACTCAAATATAGAAAAAGTAGTCTTGAAAAACTTATAGatttcaccttgttaaactacAAACACATGGGaagactgaacacaatggataacaGGTCACAAACCTAAGCACATAgtgtctcattattatttacatagaatACTGGAGTTCAGTCAATTTTCTATAGTGGGATGTCAAATCAAcctcaaaattggattatgaggtaGCTAATACTCCTATGAGTCCTAATGATCCATGCTTTGAGTTTATATACCATGATAACACGAGTTATAAGAGTTAGATtaaccatggttttaaaaatcggaccaGATCGATCGGTCTGACCGCTGGCTGGTCAAGGTTCCAGTCCAGTCTGGTGAATTGGGTCGAAAAGTAGTTGAACCAAAATCGAATTGGATGAATCGGATGTCTGACTAACAAAATAGTCTAtgcaatcaattttatttattaatttttttctcaacatcAAAACAACATCGTTTTGATGAGTATAAAACCTTCTTTTCTCCTGCCCCCTATCTTCTGCACGACTACCCTAACTCCAATTGTCCACTGGTTGGACCTCACTCCCCTGATGACACCCTTCATTGGCGGCAAACCCCCCAGCGTGGCTGCGCTAGCTCCACCAATAGTAGCAGCAACTCCATaaggtttcatttttattttttgaaattttttttttatgttttatatttaatgtcttttttttttgttgattataattttgatgttatgtttaatatttaatttttataattttttttcatttttttgtttatttattgtatatttttatttattcaaactattgaaaagttaaaacgttaggaattaaaataatttgttcattttcaaataaaattttgatttttaaattttaaataaatatttgatttgaaagtaaatttctcattttgaaaaaaaaatctttaataaattccaaaatttttaattcttgaatCTTTTAAATTGTTGTTGACTTTGATTCTCTAAATTAATGTGGcgtttttataaattattgatgacttgattttttttttaattaaattgttgaTGGCTTGattctttaattttatgattaaaattgtgatttttgtttacaatttactagagaaataaaaaatgaaatcaaacttTACCCTATTCTCTGGTTAAGATTCAACTGCTAATTCACAAACAACTAGAAACAATATCAATCATGCATGAGAGCATGTTTATGaagaaagatataaaaatggaagaaaaactcTAGTTGTTTGTATTGTAAAAAGGTTGCAAAAGGTGGGAATATTCATAGAATGAAGCAACACCTTATTGAAGTGAAAAGGGATATTGGTACATGTAAGTCGGTTCCTCCTAATGTTAGATTTCGAATGGAAAATTCTTTATAAGAGTTTGTGAATTCCAAGAAAGCAACCCAAGAAACATATGAATATAGAAATCCCTATGGTCCTAATGTATTACAATTTGAAGGGGATATGGCAAAAGATGGTGAAGAGGTTCAAGAAATGCAAAATCCTATGGCAGCTAgtagtggaaaaagaaaaaaaatcaatagtgGATAAGTATTTTGCACCAAGAAATACTAAAAGAGCTCAACCTTTCATGAGGAGTGTATTAGCTgggaaaaaaaactatttgaagAGCAGATATGATAGTTGGAAGATTCTTTTATGATGCATGCATTCCTACTAATGTTGTGAATTCCTTCTACTTCAAGCCAATGTTGGATGCTATATCTGCAATTGGTCCTGGATATAAGAGTCCAAATTACCATTAGCTGTGGGTTAATCTTTTAAAGGATGCCAAGAAGGAAGTTCGGTTACTTGTGGACTCTTATCATGCAATTTGGGCAAAAGTTGGGCGTACAATAATGGGTGATGGTTAGACAGATAAAAGATAAAGAACACTCATAAACTTCCTTGTATATTGTCTTAAAGGAATATCGTTTATGAAATTTGTTGATGTTTTAGACATTGTCAAGGATACAAttaatttgtttcaattattttatgagTTGATTGAATGGGTGAGTTCACTCAATGTAGTTCATGTAGTGACTGATAATGCAACAAATTATGTGCTCGTAGGAAGATTGATTTCTCAGAAGCATAAACACATCAATTGGTCACCTTGTGCAACTCATTATCTTAATTTGATCAAGAAGGATATTGGTAAGATGGACCATATTGCTGAACTTGTAAGACATGTATCAAATGTGACCATTTTTGTATATAATCATGTTGCTTTATTAAGTTGGTTGAGAAAAAGAGAATGATGGACAAAGATTATCAGACATGGTGCAACTTGCTTAGCTACTACATTCATTGCACTCAAGAGTCTTCATAATCATAAGCATGACTTGCAAGCTTTGGTGACTAGCAAGTTCTTTGTGGACTTTAGATATTCAAGGGATAATAAAAGCAGAGTTACAGTTTCCATGATCTTGGTAATAGATTTTGTAATGATTTTTTGATAGTTATGAATCTTATGTCTCCACTAATGCGCTTATTGCGTATTATTGATTGTGATGAGAGGCCTTCAATGGGATATGTGTAGAAAGGCATGTATAGGGATTGTTTGGGTATCAAGAAATTATTTAACCACAACAAAAGACTATAGAAGCATTATACAAAGATCATAAAGCAACGTTGAGATCAACAACTAAAGAAAAGCATTCATTCAACAATTTATTGGTTGAATCCATGTTTCCAATATGATCGGgaaaacttttgtaataagccaACTGTTGTTGGAGGTGTCATGGATGTTATTGATCATTAAGTTCTAAAAGGCAAGCTTGATAcgatgaatgaaatgaaattgtTTCGTGATCGATTGAGAAGTTTTGGAAGAGACTTTACTTATTCTTCACGTGAAGTACTTCATCCtgttaaaagataattttaatttattagtgtgtttgttctttttcattatttacttgcttactatttaatattttaaacttgctaattctttttttcttatttttaatgtgaacATGGTAACTAGATGAATGGTGGAGGCTATATGGATACAATGCACCACATTTGCAAAagttaaatattcaaatattgagCCAAACTGCATCATCTTCTAGATGTGAAAGGAATTGGAGTGTCTTTAAATGTATACATACTCAAAGAACGAATAGATTGGAACATCAAAGGCTTAATGATCTTGTATACGTTCATTATAATTTGCGCTAAAAAAattttcttagttgttttgaatttaaattctttcattcacaattatgaataattatatgtttttcttttttaggttcTATAACAAGAAAATAACCTATGATCCCATTGACTATGCATCCATTGATGAGACCGATTTTTGGATAGTTGATAAGGATCAGCCAATAGAGCTAGATGTTGAAGAATTGAAAAATCTTCTATATGAAGAAGGGtcaattccaataaatgaagtggaaggttCAAGTTATCACATTCGTTAGTAGATTATTTAAACtcataaaaattcaataattatattttttttcttcaaaattgatttcttgttgatatatattcaatatttttgtgGATGATGAGGATGTTAGTGGTGTGGTTGTAGAAGGGCTTGATGtgaaaaaatttggttttccagatgctcattttcaatctccatattccaatttccaaaatgaatgaagacatgaatttttatatttattagtatgaaaaaattttcatgaatattcaaacaATAACATGTTATACTTTGAGTAACTATTTAAGTGTTGTGGTTGACGTTTGTATTATCTATTGTAGATAATGTGttaagttaacaactctttgataatttggtcATTGTTGGTTTATTGCTCATATGTGAACATAGGATAGCAATGGTTTGATTATTGGATAAATGTTGGGTTTATTGACATTATGAAtgtataacatcttatattgtATTATAGATAGATATATGATGATTAATGACTTCTATAagtaaaaaattcaacaaatagaATAGATGTtgtcaaaatttagatagaatttattattattttttatttttaataatatataacatGTATTTTTATGACGTCACCAATTTGATTGCGATTTGACCATCAATCCGACCAATGAACCGTGAATCGGTAACTTTTCTGGTTCAATGATTGGTCcaattatgaaaacattgagaTTAACTCTCAGTTCATTTTTATGCATAAGAGCGTTTAGGTAATTACATAAAGTTGCATAAGGGTAATTgcacaaggtctttggattgggttaattgattaattagtatgtcttattgggttaattaattaattaattaattaagacccatttgggctagattaagtgactcaaaccTTTAGcgagctcaagtcacttaaatcCAATGGGGAACTCTATAAAATACCTATTCCATAACTTTTCCATAAATCCATCTCCAATGAGAGAGAGAGCCATAACCTCCACCTTTTTTTTCCATCCCACCAAAAGTATGTCAAAGACATGGTTCGAGTCATCAGGTGAAAGACTTCAAGTCTACGAGACTTCCTATGACAACGATCTTTATATTTACTGCATAGAATAGATTTGGGAATGTCCAAATCTCAGGTATTATTTTCATTAGCATTTTCTAAATCCTGTTTAAGTTTAAAAGGTAAATTTTCCAATGTGCATAGGACCCTAGGAAGTTTTTCATGTTCCTAACTTGATTCGGGCATAGGAAATGGAGATATCTGAGTTTTCCTACATAGGTACCATAATATAGCATACACTTAGAAATTTAGTTCCCTTATCATGCTCATCTCAATCTTATTTTGCATACACTTAGAAAAATCTTGTTAAAGGAGTTCATAGTGGATCCAAAGAtaatatcatctacatatatTTAAACAATTAGtatatcatcattatttttttttttaccttagtGAATAAGGATGTATCCAttcttcccattttaaaacaattttctaaaggAAATTTAGTCAACCTTTTATACCATAATCTAGGTGCTTACTATCAATGTTAAGTCCTCATCTTCATCACTTTCCTCTTTTTCTTGATTATCTTAAGTTGAAGTTGTTTTCAAggttatgcttttttttttttttattctcctcCATTTATTGATGGCTCTTCTAATGGAAGCTTTGAAACGTCTTTTGCTTCTTGGATTGTTGTTACCTTAACTTCCTATTGCATAGGTAAAGATCTTAAGCTTTTCATAACTTTCTGTTACTCAACATACTTCTTCCATAAGGCTTAAAGGTCATTGATAACATTGATGAACATCCCAATAATAGATTCATTATCTTTCATgttaaacaatttataaatatgcataaatatgtttattttctattccTTTACTTAGGGGTGGAAGGGAATAAATCAAGCGTTGGTTGATTTTTCATAAACTTGATTAATTTTAACAACTTAAGAATGAGATGAATGCAATGCAATAATCAATATCAACAATGAGTAAAGGGAGAAGGGAAAAGAGAGAAGAGAATGCAAACAATATTAATAGTGATTTGACATTCTACCTATATCTACTCCCTTTAATTCCAATCCCAAGCTAAAATGCAATCCATTATCTCTAAAAGTTTTCTCAATCAAAGCGTTTTCTTCTTTACACTAAAATTCTAAAGTTCCAATAAACATTTATAATACTCTAAGGAGCTTCCCTCTactcttttacaaaaaatattaaattacattaaaatgatatttataagGCTTAACACTTAAACAAATGGaagataataatgaaaattgtgAGGATCTCAAGGGCATAATAATTGATTTGCAAACTTGAAAATAACTAGACTTTTATATGATTTTGAAACTTTTGCAATGATTATTATTCAATGTTGGGtcattaaaaacttataaatgAAAGTTAAGGAGCCTTCATATATGAAGTGAAAGccaacaaattattaaaaacaatttcttaaaGCTCTAGTTGGTTGTCGAGTCCACCACTTAACTAGTTGTTATGCATTAATTGCAGTGACAAGTGACCATTGAGAAATATATTTGCTCAATCAATTAGTTGCCCACTTAAATTGGAAAACCCACCACAACTCATTTCCAATGGAAAACTAATTAACTACATTTGGGGGGCATTCCCATGGGTAACTCCAATTGACTATAATCGATAGACTGCTATTTGGTCCCTTAAGACTCATTAGAATATCAAAAGTTTGAAAACCAATCTAAAgttgaaacataaaaaaataaaaataaaaataaaaactaacttCTAAGAATTGTGAAACAAGGCTAATTAGTATAATAAAAACACCTAAGAGTGGAGAagaggggtgaattgggttttaaaaacttttcgaattttttttctccaacaaCAATATAAATAATGAGATAGAGAGATTGCAAACGCTGATTTTATAATGGTTCGTCCAATTCcacctacatccactcttctCATTTGAAAAACTTTTCTCAAGTAACAAggaaacaataataaaaataaagagataagggATAGAGAGACTGCAAACATTGATTTTATAACGATTCAACCAATTCcgcctatgtccactctccaCAAGTTCCTctcgagtgagggttccactaatttGAAACTTCACACAAGCTTTCAAACTCTTACAATTGGATTCACTAGTTCCAATGAGCACTATAATTAACCCTTCAAGTTTATCCTCAACTTCAAGCTTAACACTTAACCTTACTTtaataaataagaatttaagATCACTCAATCTTAGCACAATTAATGAACAAATACAAGGAAGGTAGGATGAACAATAAGGGTGCACTAGATGAGTTTGCAAGTGAAAGATTCaatataacaaaaaagaaagagagtttTGAATGTGAGAAACTAATAGGTATGGAGTTTAATGTAAGTGTTCTTTATGCAATAAATGAACAAGtgctctctatttataggtttccaaCCTCAAACATCAAAAAGTACTCCAATAAACCTTTCTTAGTCAACTTTTGGTCAATTGGTTGACTAGATGTTAGGCATTAAATGTTTGGTAGATGACCTTTGGGAGCTCGACTGAACCTCAATTGGGAAGGGGCTATCTTTGACGAGAAAAGGGCTGGGAAGACAAGGCTACTAAATGAGAGAGAAATTTTTTGTGCCCCCTTAACCAAACCTCGATCAAGAAAGGATAACTAATTAACTAATTCCCTAACCAGTTAAGTCAATTGAGTTTGTCCTTAACCGGttgtccattttttttcctcaaaaacctatctttgtcaattttaaaactttctaCTAGTTAGGGCAAT of Vitis vinifera cultivar Pinot Noir 40024 chromosome 17, ASM3070453v1 contains these proteins:
- the LOC104882379 gene encoding uncharacterized protein LOC104882379 encodes the protein MKLNPSKCAFGVSAEKFLRFMVSQKGIEVSPDQVKAVMETPPPKSKKELQLLTGKLVALGRFIARFTDELRPFFLVIRKGGASGWTNSCQSAFEKIKHCLMQPPILSSPLPEEKLYMYLVVSEWAISVVLFRCPSPKEQKPIYYVSRVLADVKTRYSKMELTALALRSAAQKLHPYFQAHPVVVLTDQPLRNILHKLDLTRRMLQWTIELSEYGIEFQPRLSMKGQLMADFVLEYSRKPIQCKEPSEKEWWTLRVDGASRSSGSGVGLLLQSPTGKHLEQAIRLGFPTSNNEAEYEAILSGLDLAMALSVSRLWVYSDSQLVVRHVQKEYEAKNARMARYLTKVRDTLQRFTEWTIEKIKRTENGRADALAGIAASLPIKEVILLPIHVQTNPSVVKASTCNIIEASQADGQEWTEDIIRYLRTGTLPEEPKQAHKIRVQAARFTMIGGHLYKRSFTSLYLRAHSQGYYWPTMKKDATAYVKECDKCQKHVLIPHVPSETLKPISGPWPFAQWGMDIVGPLPAAAA